One Aethina tumida isolate Nest 87 chromosome 5, icAetTumi1.1, whole genome shotgun sequence genomic window carries:
- the LOC109607293 gene encoding UDP-glycosyltransferase UGT5-like isoform X3 → MASRSHFNLGSALARGLANAGHDVTLLSPYDDNYVPTNGTYRPVVLNEILEKFNENDMDMFTSTDSMLKMFKTVKETMDLITRGTLGSNKVKKMLDDGETFDAVIIEEFGIDALKVLRHLFKAHLIVYSSIGSNPPINNLVGNPSPLSFIPTMMSDLPIKMTFFQRFSNLCFHVIFNAFKGMLIPNQSDLLNEYYPGSPSIEELNKNVSLALMNSHVSNFQPIPTVPKMVAIGGYHVQPPKGLPKDLKDYLDSAKHGVIYFSMGSILKSKNMPREKVEIILGAFKQLKQKVLWKWEEDNLPGISDNVRTMKWVPQSDILAHPNVKLFITHGGLLSTTETIYFGKPVLCIPIFGDQPVNAQNMVQQGFALRHDYKYLTNTEEFLAKIKEMLNNPKYYETAQTKSKIMHDRKVKPIDEAVFWVEYVIRHNGAQHLRVAGEDLTWYQYHLIDVVAFLFVIVGLVLTVLFVFLRYIIRKVLGCMCKSRGQNNKIKKN, encoded by the exons ATGGCTTCAAGAAGCCATTTCAATTTAGGAAGTGCTTTGGCGCGAGGACTGGCTAATGCTGGCCACGATGTAACCTTGCTTAGTCCTTATGATGACAATTATGTACCAACAAATGGAACGTATAGACCTGTAGtgctaaatgaaattttggaaaaattcaATG aaaatgaTATGGATATGTTTACTTCTACTGACTCAATGTTAAAGATGTTTAAAACAGTCAAAGAAACAATGGATCTAATAACTAGGGGAACTTTGGGGTCGAACAAAGTTAAGAAAATGTTGGACGACGGGGAGACTTTTGACGCAGTCATTATAGAAGAGTTTGGGATAGATGCGTTAAAAGTACTGAGACACCTCTTTAAGGCACATTTAATAGTTTACAGTAGCATTGGATCAAATCCCCCGATCAACAATCTCGTTGGAAATCCTTCCCCTTTGTCGTTTATTCCTACAATGATGTCAGATCTACCTATAAAAATGACATTCTTTCAAAGATTTTCGAATCTGTGTTTTCATGTGATTTTCAATGCTTTTAAGGGTATGCTGATACCTAATCAATCAGACCTCCTTAACGAATATTATCCAGGTTCTCCCAGTATTGaggaattgaataaaaatgtctcGTTAGCGTTAATGAATTCACATGTTAGTAACTTTCAACCAATTCCAACAGTTCCAAAGATGGTGGCAATAGGTGGTTACCACGTACAGCCACCGAAAGGTCTTCCTAAAGATTTGAAAGATTATTTGGATAGTGCGAAGCATGGAGTCATATACTTTAGTATGGGTTCCAttttaaaaagcaaaaatatGCCAAGGGAAAAAGTTGAAATTATACTTGGGGCATTCAAGCAGCTCAAGCAGAAGGTGCTTTGGAAATGGGAAGAAGATAACTTACCAGGAATATCAGATAATGTTAGAACAATGAAATGGGTACCACAATCAGATATATTAG CCCACCCCAATGTAAAACTGTTTATAACCCATGGTGGCCTGCTCAGCACTACAGAAACAATTTACTTTGGAAAACCTGTATTGTGTATACCAATTTTTGGAGATCAACCGGTAAACGCTCAGAATATGGTACAGCAGGGATTCGCACTTAGACATGATTATAAATATCTGACAAATACAGAAGAATTTTTggctaaaataaaagaaatgctAAACAATCCTAA GTATTACGAAACTGCCCAGACCAAATCCAAAATAATGCATGACAGAAAAGTGAAGCCCATTGATGAAGCTGTATTTTGggttgaatatgtgatacgtcACAATGGTGCTCAACATCTTCGTGTGGCTGGTGAAGACTTGACATGGTACCAGTATCATCTTATTGACGTTGTGgcctttttatttgttattgtggGCCTAGTGTTGAcagtattatttgtatttttgcgatatataattagaaaagtatTAGGATGTATGTGTAAAAGTAGAGGTCAAAATAATAAGatcaagaaaaattaa
- the LOC109607293 gene encoding UDP-glycosyltransferase UGT5-like isoform X2 translates to MASRSHFNLGSALARGLANAGHDVTLLSPYDDNYVPTNGTYRPVVLNEILEKFNENDMDMFTSTDSMLKMFKTVKETMDLITRGTLGSNKVKKMLDDGETFDAVIIEEFGIDALKVLRHLFKAHLIVYSSIGSNPPINNLVGNPSPLSFIPTMMSDLPIKMTFFQRFSNLCFHVIFNAFKGMLIPNQSDLLNEYYPGSPSIEELNKNVSLALMNSHVSNFQPIPTVPKMVAIGGYHVQPPKGLPKDLKDYLDSAKHGVIYFSMGSILKSKNMPREKVEIILGAFKQLKQKVLWKWEEDNLPGISDNVRTMKWVPQSDILAHPNVKLFITHGGLLSTTETIYFGKPVLCIPIFGDQPVNAQNMVQQGFALRHDYKYLTNTEEFLAKIKEMLNNPKYYEIAQTRSKIMHDRKVKPIDEAVFWVEYVIRHNGAQHLRVAGEDLTWYQYHLIDVVAFLFVIVALLLTILFVLLRCITRKVFGFICKSKCEKKKKVKKN, encoded by the exons ATGGCTTCAAGAAGCCATTTCAATTTAGGAAGTGCTTTGGCGCGAGGACTGGCTAATGCTGGCCACGATGTAACCTTGCTTAGTCCTTATGATGACAATTATGTACCAACAAATGGAACGTATAGACCTGTAGtgctaaatgaaattttggaaaaattcaATG aaaatgaTATGGATATGTTTACTTCTACTGACTCAATGTTAAAGATGTTTAAAACAGTCAAAGAAACAATGGATCTAATAACTAGGGGAACTTTGGGGTCGAACAAAGTTAAGAAAATGTTGGACGACGGGGAGACTTTTGACGCAGTCATTATAGAAGAGTTTGGGATAGATGCGTTAAAAGTACTGAGACACCTCTTTAAGGCACATTTAATAGTTTACAGTAGCATTGGATCAAATCCCCCGATCAACAATCTCGTTGGAAATCCTTCCCCTTTGTCGTTTATTCCTACAATGATGTCAGATCTACCTATAAAAATGACATTCTTTCAAAGATTTTCGAATCTGTGTTTTCATGTGATTTTCAATGCTTTTAAGGGTATGCTGATACCTAATCAATCAGACCTCCTTAACGAATATTATCCAGGTTCTCCCAGTATTGaggaattgaataaaaatgtctcGTTAGCGTTAATGAATTCACATGTTAGTAACTTTCAACCAATTCCAACAGTTCCAAAGATGGTGGCAATAGGTGGTTACCACGTACAGCCACCGAAAGGTCTTCCTAAAGATTTGAAAGATTATTTGGATAGTGCGAAGCATGGAGTCATATACTTTAGTATGGGTTCCAttttaaaaagcaaaaatatGCCAAGGGAAAAAGTTGAAATTATACTTGGGGCATTCAAGCAGCTCAAGCAGAAGGTGCTTTGGAAATGGGAAGAAGATAACTTACCAGGAATATCAGATAATGTTAGAACAATGAAATGGGTACCACAATCAGATATATTAG CCCACCCCAATGTAAAACTGTTTATAACCCATGGTGGCCTGCTCAGCACTACAGAAACAATTTACTTTGGAAAACCTGTATTGTGTATACCAATTTTTGGAGATCAACCGGTAAACGCTCAGAATATGGTACAGCAGGGATTCGCACTTAGACATGATTATAAATATCTGACAAATACAGAAGAATTTTTggctaaaataaaagaaatgctAAACAATCCTAA GTATTATGAAATTGCACAGACCAGATCTAAAATAATGCATGACAGAAAAGTTAAGCCTATTGATGAAGCTGTATTTTGggttgaatatgtgatacgtcACAATGGTGCTCAACATCTTCGTGTGGCTGGTGAAGACTTAACATGGTACCAATATCATCTTATTGATGTTGTGGCCTTTTTATTCGTCATTGTAgccttattattaacaatattgtttGTACTTTTACGATGTATTACCAGAAAAGTGTTTGgatttatatgtaaaagtaaatgtgaaaagaaaaagaagGTCAAGAAAAATTAG
- the LOC109607293 gene encoding UDP-glycosyltransferase UGT5-like isoform X1 has product MTRQFWIVVTLLAIATLCNGYKLLVVFPMPSKSHFNLGSALARGLANAGHDVTLLSPYDDNYVPTNGTYRPIVLNEIYENYTKYDMDMFTSTESTLKFFKTGREVMDLITRGTLGSDKVKKLLHDGETFDAVILEEFRIDSLKVLRHLFKAHLIVYSSIGSNSMVNDLIGNPAPLSFIPEMNTDLPAKMSFFQRLKNLCLHVFYKALMKILIPNQGELLKEYYPSSPNIEDLKKNVSLALMNSHVSNFQPTPTVPKMVAIGGYHVQPPKGLPKDLKDFLDSSKHGVIYFSMGSILKSKNMPREKVDILLGAFKQLKQKVLWKWEEDNLPGIPDNVRTMKWVPQSDVLAHPNVKLFITHGGLLSTTETIYFGKPVLCIPIFGDQPVNAQNMVHLGFALRHDYKHLTNTEEFLAKIKEMLNNPKYYEIAQTRSKIMHDRKVKPIDEAVFWVEYVIRHNGAQHLRVAGEDLTWYQYHLIDVVAFLFVIVALLLTILFVLLRCITRKVFGFICKSKCEKKKKVKKN; this is encoded by the exons ATGACACGACAGTTCTGGATAGTGGTAACCTTGTTAGCTATTGCAACTCTGTGCAATGGTTATAAACTTTTAGTGGTGTTTCCCATGCCATCAAAAAGTCATTTCAACTTGGGAAGTGCTTTGGCACGAGGACTGGCTAATGCAGGACACGACGTAACCCTCCTCAGTCCTTACGATGACAATTATGTACCTACTAATGGAACATACAGGCCGATagtgttaaatgaaatttatgaaaattacacTA aatATGACATGGACATGTTTACGTCCACAGaatcaacattaaaattctttaaaacagGCAGGGAAGTGATGGATCTAATAACGAGAGGGACTTTAGGGTCAGACAAAGTTAAGAAACTGTTGCACGATGGAGAGACTTTTGATGCCGTTATTTTAGAAGAGTTTAGGATAGACTCTTTAAAAGTGTTGAGACATCTTTTTAAGGCACACCTAATAGTTTACAGTAGCATTGGATCAAATTCCATGGTCAATGATCTCATTGGAAATCCAGCTCCCTTGTCGTTTATACCAGAAATGAATACAGATTTACCTGCAAAAATGTCGTTCTTCCAAAGACTTAAAAATCTTTGTTTACACGTATTTTATAAagctttaatgaaaattttgatacCTAATCAAGGAGAACTTCTTAAAGAGTATTATCCGAGTTCTCCCAATATTGAAGATTTGAAGAAAAACGTCTCGTTAGCGTTAATGAATTCCCATGTTAGTAATTTTCAACCAACTCCAACAGTTCCCAAGATGGTAGCCATAGGTGGTTATCACGTTCAACCTCCAAAAGGTCTTCCTAAAGATTTGAAAGATTTTTTGGATAGTTCGAAGCATGGAGTCATATACTTTAGTATGGGTTCCAttttaaaaagcaaaaatatGCCAAGAGAAAAAGTCGATATTCTACTCGGAGCATTCAAGCAGCTCAAACAGAAGGTGCTTTGGAAATGGGAAGAAGATAACTTACCAGGAATACCAGATAATGTTAGAACAATGAAATGGGTACCACAATCAGACGTATTag CCCACCCCAATGTAAAACTGTTCATAACACATGGAGGTCTTCTCAGCACTACAGAAACGATTTATTTTGGAAAACCTGTGTTGTGTATACCAATTTTTGGagatcaacctgtaaatgctCAGAATATGGTACACCTGGGATTTGCACTTAGACATGATTACAAACATCTGACAAATACAGAAGAATTTTtggcaaaaataaaagaaatgctGAACAATCCTAA GTATTATGAAATTGCACAGACCAGATCTAAAATAATGCATGACAGAAAAGTTAAGCCTATTGATGAAGCTGTATTTTGggttgaatatgtgatacgtcACAATGGTGCTCAACATCTTCGTGTGGCTGGTGAAGACTTAACATGGTACCAATATCATCTTATTGATGTTGTGGCCTTTTTATTCGTCATTGTAgccttattattaacaatattgtttGTACTTTTACGATGTATTACCAGAAAAGTGTTTGgatttatatgtaaaagtaaatgtgaaaagaaaaagaagGTCAAGAAAAATTAG
- the LOC109597183 gene encoding GATA zinc finger domain-containing protein 14, which produces MQGVSVLLVLGCCAAWATGAFLNHRPFPTYSLENMPDTEFSCRDKILGGYYADAETQCQMFHVCVKVAGVGVQDFRFLCPNGTAFDQDHQICAEWEDVDCDATTLYYSSDNFDLYRLGSGFESKAVKYGEDEETFSLQRAETGDARVNREHQSQRVNQQRDNNLFRNQNKKPLNNNNNNQNSERDIFKASSSSNFFNNRNNGKENDEDYDDNVNANQDNDYAQRRKVNRKIQRRPVQQQNNDNQNYNQQSRSQQNNQNGNRQANTERPQRPTGFVNNFAGSSYIPTTSRPTTTTQEQYTTTANYQRTRNSNRQRVNQYNNADDFRQNQQNTNSPSPTYTVSTPAPFRQTQQYNSPPARQTNNNNNNGQYYTTTPAPKKQTENYPQQKPKPQENYPSTPVNNYNSQYDVPKVKQTENYPTTAGNNNYNQQYDVPKAKPTTVANNNYNSQQYDVPKVKPNKATTPNSETENYPSNNPQYNINNKKPTTPYKHPENYPTTFSPKAKPFSVSANSQSNYPTTFAPRTNAGYTQISKQTTQYNNQYNNNNNNNQNTSPFSKSTPAQNSQAPFAKQFSNQANSTPRTTPFTQYTPTVPKITSTTPVSRSSRFDETQYDDGSYNSKYDYDGDKRDDEFLKTAHSQNIASSRNELNKQTQKAAQQTTQKPYYESPRPFSVSPNTPKAQQQNDFARSTTVATTKNTPRPQEQPKKPVEPPKSGQKTKDASYDYAYYDTNASSEPDYEIDTEFKKSTVKN; this is translated from the exons ATGCAGGGTGTTAGTGTATTATTGGTTTTAG GATGCTGTGCGGCGTGGGCGACCGGCGCATTCCTCAATCACAGGCCCTTCCCCACGTACAGTTTGGAGAACATGCCCGACACCGAATTCTCGTGCAGGGATAAAATTCTGGGTGGATATTACGCCGACGCCGAGACTCAATGTCAGATGTTCCACGTTTGCGTGAAAGTCGCAGGAGTCGgg GTTCAGGATTTCAGGTTCTTGTGTCCCAACGGCACGGCTTTCGATCAGGACCATCAGATATGTGCCGAATGGGAAGACGTGGACTGTGATGCCACCACACTCTATTATTCAAGCGACAACTTCGATCTTTACCGTCTGGGCTCAG GTTTCGAATCTAAAGCTGTTAAGTATGGAGAAGATGAAGAAACCTTCTCCCTACAACGTGCTGAAACCGGAGATGCTCGAGTGAACCGTGAACATCAGTCCCAAAGAGTAAATCAACAAAGGGATAACAACCTCTTCAGGAACCAGAACAAAAAACcactaaacaataataataacaatcaaaATTCTGAACGTGACATCTTCAAGGCTTCAAGCAGTTCCAACTTCTTCAATAACAGAAATAATGGAAAAGAAAATGATGAAGATTATGATGATAATGTGAATGCCAATCAAGATAATGATTATGCCCAAAGGAGAAAAGTTAATAGGAAAATTCAAAGGAGGCCAGTCCAACAACAAAACAACGATAACCAAAACTACAATCAACAATCCAGAAGTCAACAAAATAACCAGAATGGAAACCGTCAAGCCAACACTGAAAGGCCACAAAGACCCACTGGTTTTGTAAACAACTTTGCTGGTAGTAGCTACATTCCTACCACGTCTCGTCCAACTACCACAACTCAAGAGCAATATACTACCACTGCCAATTATCAAAGAACTAGAAATTCCAATAGGCAAAGGGTAAATCAATACAACAATGCAGATGATTTCAGACAGAACCAACAGAACACAAACTCACCATCTCCAACCTACACAGTCAGCACTCCAGCTCCATTTAGACAAACTCAGCAATACAATAGTCCACCAGCTAGACAaactaataacaataacaataatggcCAATATTACACTACAACACCAGCACCCAAAAAACAAACAGAAAACTATCCTCAACAAAAGCCAAAACCACAAGAAAATTATCCATCGACTCCAGTTAACAACTACAACTCCCAATACGATGTaccaaaagtaaaacaaactgaaaattatcCAACTACTGCAGGTAACAACAATTACAATCAACAATATGATGTTCCAAAAGCTAAACCAACAACTGTAGCCAATAACAACTATAACAGCCAACAATACGATGTTCCAAAAGTAAAACCAAATAAGGCTACAACTCCAAATAgtgaaactgaaaattatccCAGCAACAACCCACAATATaacattaacaacaaaaaaccaACTACACCATACAAGCATCCAGAGAACTACCCAACGACTTTCTCTCCTAAGGCCAAACCCTTCAGTGTCTCTGCTAACTCTCAGTCCAATTACCCAACAACTTTTGCTCCCAGAACTAACGCAGGATACACACAAATTAGCAAACAAACTACTCAATACAACAaccaatacaataataataacaacaacaaccagAATACATCCCCATTCTCGAAATCTACACCAGCCCAAAACAGCCAAGCTCCATTCGCCAAACAGTTCTCGAATCAAGCCAACAGCACTCCAAGAACCACCCCTTTCACTCAGTACACACCAACAGTACCCAAAATCACGTCCACCACCCCGGTCAGCAGGTCCAGCAGGTTTGACGAGACCCAATACGACGACGGCTCCTACAACTCGAAATACGACTACGACGGCGACAAGAGAGACGACGAGTTCCTGAAAACCGCCCACAGCCAAAACATCGCCAGCAGCAGGAACGAACTGAACAAGCAAACGCAGAAAGCCGCCCAACAGACCACGCAAAAACCCTACTACGAATCACCCAGACCCTTCTCCGTCAGCCCCAACACTCCGAAGGCCCAGCAACAGAACGATTTCGCCAGGTCGACGACCGTTGCTACCACCAAAAACACACCCAGGCCTCAAGAACAACCCAAGAAGCCGGTTGAACCGCCAAAGTCCGGTCAGAAGACGAAAGATGCCAGTTACGACTACGCCTACTACGACACGAATGCCAGCAGCGAGCCCGACTACGAAATCGACACGGAGTTCAAGAAGTCGACGGTGAAAAACTAG